In Drosophila nasuta strain 15112-1781.00 chromosome 2R, ASM2355853v1, whole genome shotgun sequence, a single genomic region encodes these proteins:
- the LOC132785282 gene encoding JNK1/MAPK8-associated membrane protein produces the protein MYGYLDRCPGIYCGRSQLDNGSWSICGVCPRGSRVNASYACTPCRDELSTYSWLYLGFMTMLPLMMHCFFIDMDAKDRKFSRKQLILTASAFVEVALAAILATLFMEPMWELRLYACEVRKLTDWYTLFYNPNPNYEATYHCTQEAVYPLQTIVLVYYFLCLLNMFLIRPLISSLFDVRGKAPIYSALYFLPLLTLIHGTCCGLIYYSFPYLSIAMSMVATAIHYAMKLDQTQKALLLSSVWEMKNVVIISVHWLLLAFGIASLNYHYTLLCLVPFPSLFYILTVRFTDPGEFREIESRI, from the exons ATGTATGGTTATTTGGATCGCTGCCCTGGCATTTATTGTGGACGTTCACAGCTTGATAATGGCAGCTGGAGCATCTGTGGGGTTTGCCCCCGAGGATCACgg GTGAATGCAAGCTATGCGTGCACACCTTGCCGTGACGAATTGAGCACATACTCGTGGCTATATCTGGGTTTCATGACCATGCTGCCACTGATGATGCACTGTTTTTTCATTGACATGGATGCCAAAGATCGCAAATTCTCCCGCAAACAATTAATCCTCACAGCCAGCGCTTTTGTTGAAGTGGCTCTCGCAGCAATATTGGCAACACTCTTCATGGAACCGATGTGGGAACTACGTTTGTATGCCTGCGAGGTTCGCAAGCTGACTGATTGGTACACTTTATTCtacaatcccaatcccaactATGAAGCCACCTATCATTGCACCCAGGAGGCAGTTTATCCGTT gCAAACAATTGTGTTGGTGTATtactttttgtgtttgttaaACATGTTTCTCATTCGACCGCTAATCAGCTCTTTGTTCGATGTGCGCGGCAAGGCGCCGATTTATTCTGCTCTCTATTTTCTGCCGCTACTTACTTTAATACACGGCACCTGCTGCGGCTTAATTT ATTATTCATTTCCATATCTGAGCATTGCCATGTCCATGGTGGCCACAGCAATACATTATGCCATGAAGCTGGATCAAACGCAGAAGGCGCTACTGCTGTCCTCTGTGTGGGAAATGAAGAATGTGGTCATCATTT CTGTCCATTGGCTCCTGCTGGCATTCGGCATCGCCTCGTTGAACTATCATTATACGTTGTTGTGTCTGGTGCCGTTCCCTTCGCTGTTCTACATTCTGACTGTGCGCTTCACCGATCCCGGCGAGTTTCGAGAGATTGAATCACGCATTTGA